Proteins from a genomic interval of Scophthalmus maximus strain ysfricsl-2021 chromosome 22, ASM2237912v1, whole genome shotgun sequence:
- the susd5 gene encoding sushi domain-containing protein 5, which produces MLDRCNQTVLSLLFGCLACLVMTSVVNADGRVFVLETRNSSGPQGFRDAERACASQNARLASAEELRHAVVECFFSPCTRGWLYGGTVGTTVCNIVGSALKAVDVRTENSTEDAANLNAFCIKDRGGPCGDPPSFPNARLQGPSGFEMGDELLYTCVPGYVMPSGHSAFSLLCDSCGEWYGLVQICVKDETESHVDYEDKFPDSYEEEEHQSKRPEEAHGEVYEEVHGAAYPEGERSQEQQETSFGLVEHQDQRGEDKVGGEVIGGKFEGEKDEERAVEDFVGHPRWEQERREVVRINAAAATEAPVSLLSQKHMFWFPSEAFQEEGQPVSTNPVTQTTQRASGTQSEESKEHESQESHHLQPPVDNTDHDHEQDSYDDHDTDDREDPDDSRHYDQEDRDSHQDEDGHDADVKHYIPAQHDDLDGRDRQEKHNDDHEDHSDHYDMGEHEDERVRYGSQEYDDQDDTYDDHESYEDREDVTDDHGAVVPEHPEGSKEHADHDDHDDGEEHYDLGEDDNDSYTDHDDHDHDAHDHDAHDHDAHDHDAHDHDDHDHDAHDHDDHDHDAHDHDAHDHDAHDHDARDHDDHDSYDDHDSHEDDDDGHQRVILSIATDVRKNVTEKGAGGKATTDETWLDGYPVVPEETENGDSTTERVRLEDRARGTLVRTTDRPNEVEIRRPAPYTSLPEKHESPTVRPVKGGVEEVWPDFIPTAAPSPDHLEPSDSPSTQQAAPTNSWQGDLTEHPFLDYGPAPPVHDDDDILTGDTEEHSVHNLPGETGERGEVEGEMGETICTGDNCPPSSSSQGPTITVIIVAVCAAIVAVILGVWCYRRQQQKSSMYEMNGKGQSNTRQGQQIEMQQKV; this is translated from the exons atgCTGGATCGTTGTAACCAAACTGTTCTGTCTCTGCTCTTTGGATGCCTGGCTTGTCTTGTGATGACCTCTGTCGTAAATGCCGACG GTCGGGTTTTTGTGTTGGAAACGAGGAACTCCTCTGGCCCGCAGGGCTTCAGAGACGCTGAGCGAGCCTGTGCCTCACAAAACGCCCGCCTGGCATCAGCAGAGGAGCTTCGCCATGCTGTGGTTGAGTGCTTCTTCTCCCCCTGCACCCGGGGATGGCTCTACGGAGGCACAGTGGG AACCACGGTGTGTAATATTGTGGGCAGTGCACTGAAAGCAGTGGATGTGAGAACAGAGAACTCTACGGAGGACGCGGCAAACCTGAATGCCTTCTGTATCAAAGACAGAG GCGGGCCATGTGGAGACCCTCCGTCTTTTCCCAACGCCCGTCTGCAGGGGCCCTCTGGGTTTGAGATGGGCGATGAGCTGCTGTACACGTGTGTGCCAGGTTATGTGATGCCCAGCGGACACAGTGCCTTCAGCCTGCTGTGCGACAGCTGTGGAGAGTGGTACGGACTGGTGCAGATTTGTGTCAAAG atGAGACTGAAAGTCACGTAGACTATGAGGACAAGTTCCCAGATTCCTACGAAGAGGAGGAGCACCAGAGCAAGAGACCAGAGGAGGCTCATGGCGAAGTGTACGAGGAGGTGCATGGAGCTGCATACccggagggggagaggagtCAGGAGCAGCAAGAGACCAGCTTTGGTCTTGTGGAGCATCAAGACCAGCGTGGAGAGGACAAAGTAGGGGGAGAAGTGATTGGTGGAAAGtttgagggagaaaaagatgaagaacGGGCTGTTGAAGACTTTGTAGGTCATCCGAGgtgggagcaggagaggagggaggtggttAGGATAAatgcagctgcagccacagaagcacccgtctctcttctctcgcaGAAACACATGTTCTGGTTCCCGTCTGAGGCCTTTCAGGAGGAGGGACAGCCTGTGTCCACAAACCCCGTCACACAGACTACACAGAGAGCCTCGGGCACCCAATCAGAGGAGAGCAAAGAACACGAGAGCCAAGAGAGTCACCACCTCCAGCCTCCTGTCGATAACACGGACCATGATCATGAGCAAGATAGCTACGATGATCATGATACAGATGACCGAGAGGATCCTGATGATAGCCGCCATTACGATCAAGAGGACCGTGACAGTCACCAGGACGAAGATGGCCATGATGCTGATGTGAAACATTATATTCCTGCTCAGCATGATGATCTGGACGGACGGGACCGCCAGGAAAAACACAACGATGATCACGAAGACCACAGTGACCACTATGATATGGGTGAACATGAAGATGAACGGGTTCGCTACGGCAGCCAGGAGTACGACGATCAGGATGACACCTACGACGATCACGAAAGCTATGAGGATCGCGAGGACGTCACTGACGATCATGGTGCCGTTGTTCCAGAGCATCCCGAAGGCTCAAAGGAGCACGCCGACCACGACGACCACGATGATGGTGAGGAGCACTACGACCTGGGTGAGGACGATAACGACAGCTACACCGATCACGATGATCACGACCACGATGCTCACGACCACGATGCTCACGACCACGATGCCCACGACCACGATGCTCACGACCACGATGATCACGATCACGATGCCCACGACCACGATGATCACGACCACGACGCTCACGACCACGATGCTCACGACCACGACGCCCACGACCACGACGCTCGTGACCACGATGACCATGACAGCTATGACGATCATGATAGCcatgaagatgacgatgatggtcATCAGCGTGTGATCTTGTCTATAGCAACAGATGTACGTAAGAATGTCACGGAgaagggagcaggaggaaaggCAACCACAGACGAAACCTGGCTTGACGGCTACCCTGTCGTtccagaggaaacagaaaacgGCGACTCCACAACGGAAAGGGTGAGACTAGAGGATAGAGCGAGGGGGACACTCGTCAGGACAACAGACAGACCCAATGAGGTGGAAATTCGTAGACCTGCCCCTTACACCAGTTTACCAGAGAAACATGAGTCTCCCACCGTAAGGCCTGTAAAagggggagtggaggaggtTTGGCCTGACTTCATCCCCACCGCCGCTCCTTCCCCAGACCACCTAGAGCCCTCAGACTCACCCTCAACACAACAGGCAGCTCCCACCAACTCGTGGCAGGGAGACCTCACCGAGCACCCCTTCCTGGATTATGGCCCAGCTCCTCCGGtgcacgacgacgacgacattcTCACTGGAGACACGGAGGAGCACAGTGTGCACAACCTGCCCGGTGAGACTGGcgagaggggggaggtggaAGGGGAGATGGGGGAGACAATCTGCACGGGCGATAACTGCCCTCCGAGCTCCTCTAGCCAAGGGCCCACGATAACGGTCATAATTGTGGCGGTGTGCGCGGCCATTGTGGCCGTCATCTTGGGGGTGTGGTGTTACcgacggcagcagcagaagagctCAATGTATGAGATGAACGGGAAGGGCCAGAGTAACACCAGGCAGGGCCAACAGATAGAGATGCAGCAAAAGGTGTAA